The nucleotide window GACCTCCTGGTGGCGGTGCTGGACTGGCTGGAGGCGGGCGGGGATCCGCGCCTGATCCAGCGGTATTTCGAGCTTCATCTGCTGGACCTGGAGGGGTACCGTCCCCAGCTGTACCGCTGCCTGCACTGCGACCGGTGGCTAGAAGAGGAGACCAACCTCTTCGATGCCGCCTCCGGGGGCGTCTACTGCCCCTCCTGCGGAGCGGGTCTGCCTCAGGGGCGGAGGGTGAGCGTGGCGGCGCAGAAGGTGCTGCGCTTCCTTCAACGGAGCACAGTCGCAGATTGCCAGCTCCTGCGCCTCAAGCCGGCCCTTCACGACGAGATGGAGAGCCTCATGGCGGAGTACATCCGGTACGTTGCCGAACGCCCGCCCCGATCGCGCCGGTTCATCCAGGCGGTGGACAGCCTGCCGGCTGAGGCTTGACCACAGCTTCACTCCCTTACGAGGTGACAGATCATATGGGTCAACGCGGCCCAGGGTTCCAAGAGATCATCATGCGCCTGGAGCGCTTCTGGGCCGGTCAGGGCTGCCTCATCTGGCAGCCATACAACGTGCAGGTGGGAGCGGGCACCATGAATCCCGCCACCTTCCTGAGGGTGTTGGGGCCCGAGCCCTGGCGCGTGGCCTACGTGGAGCCCTCCGTCCGGCCTGCCGACGGCCGCTATGCTGAGAATCCCAATCGGTGGCAGCAGTACTACCAGTACCAGGTCATCCTCAAGCCGGACCCCGGAGATCCGCAGGAGATGTACCTCCGCAGCCTGGAGGCCATTGGGCTGGACCTGCGCCGCCACGACGTTCGCTTCGTGGAGGACAACTGGGAGGCCCCGGCGCTCGGAGCCTGGGGGCTAGGCTGGGAAGTCTGGTGTGACGGCCAAGAGATCAGCCAGTACACCTACATGCAGCAGGCTGGGGGCTTCACGCTGGACCCGGTCTCGGTGGAGATCACCTACGGGCTGGAGCGGATCATGCTCTTGCTCCAGGGGGTGCCCACCTTCCTGGACATCCGTTGGGACGAGGACATCACTTACGGCGACATCCTCCAGCGGCAGGAGGTGGAGCACTGCACCTACAACTTCGAGGTAGCCGACATCGGCCGCCTGACAGAGCTCTACCGCATATTCGAGGCGGAGGCTGAGTCGGCCCTGAGGCGGGGCCTGGTCATCCCGGCGCACGACTACGTGCTTAAGTGCAGCCATACCTTCAACGTCCTGGATGCTCGCGGCGCCATCGGCGTGACCGAGCGGGCCGGCTATTTCGCGCGCATGCGCGAGCTGGCCCGTCGGGTGGCGGCCGCCTACCTGGAACAGCGGGAGCGCGAGGGCTTCCCTCTGACCGCGCACGCCACGTGGGCGGTCCCGCAGAGCGCCCCTGAACCTGCTCCTCCGCCGGCGCCTTCGGATCGGCCACAGCCCTTCGTGCTGGAGATCGGCACGGAGGAACTACCCCACGGCGATCTGGAGGCCGCCCTGGATCAGCTCCGGCGTCGGGTGCCGGAACTGCTGGAGCGGGAGCGGCTGGGCTACTCCTCCTTGACGGTGGCAGGAACCCCCCGGCGATTGGCGGTTCTGGCGGAGGACCTGGCTCCGACTCAGGCCGACGAGGTGTCTCTGGTCAAGGGGCCCCCGACTCGCGCCGCCTATGACTCCAAGGGCAACCCCACGCGGGCAGCGGAAGGCTTCGCCCGCCGGCACGGGCTGGCGGTGGAGGCGCTTCAGGTGGCCGACATGGACGGCGGGTCATACGTGGTGGCCGAGGTGCGCAAGGTGGGCGAGCCGGCGGCGGTGGCGCTGGCGCGGCTTCTGCCGGAGCTGGTCGGCTCGCTGCGCTTTCAGCAGAGCATGCGGTGGGACGGCTCCGGAGTAGCCTTCTCCCGGCCGGTCCGCTGGCTCCTGGCCCTGCTGGGGGAGGCAGTGGTGCCCTTCTCCTTCGCCGGT belongs to Anaerolineae bacterium and includes:
- the recO gene encoding DNA repair protein RecO, whose product is MAEPRLYRTTGVVLRRRDFDEADRLITVLTPDRGKVTLLAKGARKINSRKAAHVDLFRQVDLLVHRGRSFGIVSQAETVRAFPHIGSDLARMAAAHYLAELADTFVGEGQESRGVYDLLVAVLDWLEAGGDPRLIQRYFELHLLDLEGYRPQLYRCLHCDRWLEEETNLFDAASGGVYCPSCGAGLPQGRRVSVAAQKVLRFLQRSTVADCQLLRLKPALHDEMESLMAEYIRYVAERPPRSRRFIQAVDSLPAEA